In the genome of Streptacidiphilus rugosus AM-16, one region contains:
- a CDS encoding DUF6542 domain-containing protein has protein sequence MLPVLGALVDELIGSPLGPVFALCTVLASAWAALLTSRHGLWWVLPAPPLVVAGVTAVTQLLFHDVALSGTKLATTLLTWAVKGFPVMFFSVLAAVAALGLRRWLVGRTARRSAGAARTAEARQVPVPRRSHHG, from the coding sequence GTGCTGCCGGTCCTCGGCGCGCTCGTGGACGAGCTGATCGGCTCCCCGCTCGGCCCCGTCTTCGCCCTCTGCACGGTGCTCGCCTCCGCGTGGGCCGCGCTGCTGACGTCGCGCCACGGACTGTGGTGGGTGCTGCCCGCACCGCCGCTGGTCGTCGCGGGCGTCACGGCGGTGACCCAGCTGCTCTTCCACGACGTGGCCCTCTCCGGCACCAAGCTGGCCACCACGCTGCTCACCTGGGCCGTGAAGGGCTTCCCTGTGATGTTCTTCTCCGTGCTCGCCGCCGTCGCCGCGCTCGGCCTGCGGCGGTGGCTGGTGGGCCGCACCGCGCGGCGCTCCGCCGGGGCCGCCCGCACGGCGGAGGCCCGGCAGGTTCCCGTTCCGCGAAGGAGCCACCATGGCTGA
- a CDS encoding LCP family protein: MAERPRGRVVGRPPATPPLLKAGRVAVATASAGVLLISGVSWFTYNSLVDGLNTSDALAIAQRHAPPKLDNSINLLLIGLDSRKDMNGNDLPKQFVEQDLHAGSSDIGGYNTNTLIMLHIPANGGKVQAFSVPRDDYVETLNGDGSSQGHHKIKEAYGLAKAAAEPRLKAAGVTGADLEQQSREAGREATLATVQQFLGIRIDHFAEVNLLGFYDIAKVVQPVTVCLKHATKDPAMAGQGSGADFHAGYNTLNAAQALAFVRQRHNLTNGDLDRTHRQQAFISSVMYKLKQQGLFGDLGKMQGLLDVVKKDVVLDSQWNILDFAQQVPNLTGGNVVFNTLPIQGFATRNGESVNLVDAAQIQRIIERLTSHDPSPEPTPSTPARTPAPAAPGTPVAPATVDVLNGSGLTGLAAEQQKALVDAGWTAGRTGNAAPRTHTVVRYGAGAEKAAAEVAAKLGAGVTAPTASGAVAAGHVEVILGKDAPTGAAAAGGSAGTGTGAGAGAGEGGVGGGSGTPDATPGSSIPFQGSAVEMGRGIPCVD; this comes from the coding sequence ATGGCTGAACGCCCACGCGGCCGTGTGGTGGGACGCCCGCCGGCGACGCCGCCGCTGCTCAAGGCCGGGCGCGTCGCGGTGGCGACCGCCTCGGCCGGCGTGCTGCTGATCAGCGGCGTCTCCTGGTTCACCTACAACTCACTGGTGGACGGCCTCAACACCTCCGACGCGCTGGCCATCGCCCAGCGGCACGCCCCGCCGAAGCTCGACAACTCCATCAACCTGCTGCTGATCGGCCTCGACAGCCGCAAGGACATGAACGGCAACGACCTGCCGAAGCAGTTCGTCGAACAGGACCTGCACGCCGGTTCCAGCGACATCGGCGGCTACAACACCAACACGCTGATCATGCTGCACATCCCCGCCAACGGCGGAAAGGTGCAGGCCTTCTCCGTCCCGCGCGACGACTACGTGGAGACGCTCAACGGGGACGGCAGCTCGCAGGGCCACCACAAGATCAAGGAGGCCTACGGCCTCGCCAAGGCCGCCGCCGAGCCCAGGCTCAAGGCGGCGGGCGTGACCGGCGCCGATCTGGAGCAGCAGAGCAGGGAGGCCGGCCGCGAGGCGACGCTGGCCACGGTGCAGCAGTTCCTCGGCATCCGCATCGACCACTTCGCCGAGGTCAACCTGCTCGGCTTCTACGACATCGCCAAGGTCGTACAGCCGGTCACGGTCTGCCTCAAGCACGCCACCAAGGACCCGGCGATGGCCGGCCAGGGCTCCGGCGCGGACTTCCACGCCGGCTACAACACCCTGAACGCCGCCCAGGCCCTCGCCTTCGTCCGGCAGCGGCACAACCTCACCAACGGCGACCTGGACCGCACCCACCGGCAGCAGGCCTTCATCTCCTCGGTGATGTACAAGCTGAAGCAGCAGGGCCTCTTCGGCGACCTGGGCAAGATGCAGGGGCTCCTGGACGTCGTGAAGAAGGACGTCGTCCTCGACTCGCAGTGGAACATCCTCGACTTCGCCCAGCAGGTGCCCAACCTGACCGGCGGGAACGTCGTCTTCAACACCCTGCCGATCCAGGGCTTCGCCACCCGCAACGGCGAGTCGGTGAACCTCGTCGACGCCGCCCAGATCCAGCGCATCATCGAACGGCTCACCAGCCACGACCCGAGCCCCGAGCCGACCCCCTCCACCCCGGCCCGAACCCCGGCGCCGGCCGCGCCGGGGACGCCCGTCGCACCGGCCACGGTCGACGTGCTCAACGGCTCGGGTCTCACCGGTCTGGCCGCCGAGCAGCAGAAGGCCCTGGTCGACGCGGGCTGGACGGCAGGCCGCACCGGCAACGCGGCCCCCCGCACGCACACCGTGGTCCGCTACGGCGCGGGCGCGGAGAAGGCCGCCGCGGAGGTGGCCGCGAAGCTGGGCGCCGGCGTCACGGCGCCGACCGCGTCGGGCGCGGTGGCGGCGGGCCACGTCGAGGTGATCCTCGGCAAGGACGCCCCCACGGGCGCCGCGGCGGCGGGCGGCTCGGCCGGAACCGGGACGGGAGCAGGGGCCGGGGCCGGGGAAGGCGGCGTGGGCGGGGGATCCGGCACGCCGGACGCGACGCCCGGTTCGAGCATTCCC